The Victivallis lenta region GGTATCCCCACTCACCGGAACGGACCTTGCCGATGTTGACGACCATGTCGATCTCGTCCGCGCCGTCGTCGACGGCCTGCTTCGCCTCATTGATCTTCAGCTGGACCGTGCCGGAACCGTGCGGAAAACCGACGACGGTTCCGGTTCGAATGCCGGTCCCGTCGAGCAGTTTCGCGGCAATGCCGACGAAATACGGCTTGATGCAGACGCTTGCGCAGTTGCGCTCCACGGCGACGGCCATGCCCTTGATCAGCTGCTCATCGTCCAGCATGGGATGGAGCAGCGAATGGTCGATCATCCGGGCGAGTTCGTCAACGGTCCAATCCGGCATACGGCACCTCTTTTTCAGTCGCGGACTGCGTCCAGGATCACGATGTTCTCGGTCGGCACGTCGCGGTGCATCTGGTGCGAACCGGTCTTGACCGCCGCGATCTGGTCGACGACATCCATCCCTTCGACGACCTCGCCGAACACGCAGTAGCCGAAGTGCTGCGGCGTGGGGGCCTTGAAGTCGAGGAAATCGTTATCGACCAGATTGATGAAGAACTGGGCCGTCGCCGAGTCGACGACGCTGGTGCGGGCCATCGCCAGCGTGCCGCGCTTGTTCGAAAGCTGGTTGTCCGCCTCGTTCTTGATCGGATCGCTGGTCGGCTTCTGGACGAAGTCGGCCGTGAAGCCGCCGCCCTGAACCATGAAGCCCGGGATCACGCGGTGGAAGATCGTCCCCTTGTAGAAACCCGCGTCGATATAATCGAGGAAGTTCTTCACGGTGATCGGCGCTTCTTTTTCGAACAGCTTGATTTTGATGTCGCCCTTGCTGGTTTTCAACGTAATCATGATTTTTCTCCTTGCTGGTTTTTCATACAATAGCCGTTGTTGCGGTGAAATTCAAATGTCAGGCGGAGCGCTTCGTCGAGATTGACCGTCTCCGCCAGGCCGAGCTCCCGCCGGGCCCGGGCCGTATCCGGAAGATAGCGCGGCGCGGGCAGGCCGTCCGGATGCCCGAGAACCGTAACGGCGGACGGCGGCGTCCGCAGTGCGGCGCAGCGCTCCGCGAGCTCCGCGATCGATACGGCATTTTCGCTGCCGACGTTGTAGATACGGCCCGGCTCCCCCGCCTCAAGCAGCCGCCGGAGCCAGCGGACAAGGTCGTCCGCATACAGATAGCTGCGCAGCGGCCGCCCGTCCCCGCGGATCGCAATCGGGCGGTTTTCCAGCGCGTCGCGCAGAAAATTGCCGGCCGCGAAGTGGATGCCGAGCGGCAGATAGGGCCCGACGAAAGCGAAACAGCGCGCAATGACCGTTTCGACGCCGGAGTCGAGGCAGAGGCGTTCGGCCTCGAGCTTGCCCTGTCCGTAAGCCGTGACCGGACGGCACGGATACGTCTCCGCCATTCGTTCGCACTCCGGCTCCTGCGGTCCGTAGACCGCGCCGGAGCTGGTCAGCAGCAGCCGCGGAACCTTCCGGGAACGGCAGAAGTCGAGAACGCGCTTCGTGCCGTCGACGATGATCGAACGCATCTCCGCCGGGTTCTCCGCCTCAAGCCGGGCGCTGGCCGGCGTCGCGGCATGCAGGACGGCTGAAAATTCTCCGTCCGGAAACGGAAAATCCCGCACGTCGCCCGCCGCAAAAGAGACGCCCGGCAGCCCGGCAAATGCCGGAAAGCGGCACAGAAACCCTTCCGGATCGCGCGAAAGGATCACCAGTTCCCCCTCGGAGACAGCTTCCCGTTTCCGGGCCGCGAGCAGGCTCTTCCCGAAAAAACCGGTTCCGCCGGTAATCAGAATCCGCGCCGCGCCGCTCATGAGGATCTCCTTCGAAAAGAAAAGTACTTATGCCCGAAGTAGCTCAATATCACCGTAATTCCGGTGATCAGGATATTGGCCCGCACCGGATTCATTCCGGCAATGGAGACCAGCAGAAACAGGCCGGCCAGCCCCAGCAGCGCCCCGGCGCCGTAAACCAGATAGCATTTCAGGTATTCCCGCAGAAAATTCCCCTTTGTCCGGAACACGAAGAACTTGTAGCACAGAAACGCATTCGTGATGGCGAGGATGTTGACGAGAACAGCCCAGAACAGGTAATTTCCCGACGTCCCCCAGAGCTCATAGACCGCAGTATAGAGTCCTACGCCGAAAACGGTGTTCCAGCCGCCGGCCAGAAGGTAGCGGATCACCCGGAAAAATTCCGGACGGTTGTTCCGGTAGAGCTCGAGCAGTTTCATCGGTCGAAATTGATCTTTTCCTCTTCAATCACCAGCGGCTTGTTCTTCACCTGCGTCCAGATCGCGCCGACATACTCCCCGATGATGCCGATGAAAATCAGCTGGACCGCCGAGAAGAAGAAAAGCCCGATGACCAGCGGCGCGAGCCCGAGCTGGAAGGTATCCCAGTAGAAGAGCTTGTAGACCAGGTAACCGGCCGCGACCAGCAGACTCAGAAACGCCAGCAGGAAACCTGCGAACACGGCGAGCCGCAGCGGCAGCTTGGTGTGATTGACGAAGCCGGTCATCGCCATGTCGTAAAGCGTGAAAAAATTGTTTTTGGTGCGCCCGTGTTTGCGCCTGTCCTGCACGAACGGCAATTCGACGCGCTTGAAACCGATCTCCGTCACAAGACCGCGGAAATACGGATACGGCTCGTGAAAGAGCTTCAGCGCATCCAGAAAACGGCGGTCATAAAGGCCGAATCCGGTAAAATTGCGCAGCTGAGGAGTTTCGGAAAATTTATCGAGCAGCCAGTAATAGAACCGGCGAACTGCGAACATCAGCGGGTTCTCCCGGCTCTCCGGCTTGACGCAGCAGACGATTTTCGCCCCCGCCTCCCACTCCCGCAGCATGGCCGGAATCATTTCGGGAGGCTCCTGCAGATCTGAACACATCACAATCGCCGCGTCGCCGTCCGCCTGAAGCAGCGCGTTGTAGGGAGAGCGGATATGCCCGAAGTTGTTTGCGTTCAAGATGACCTTCACCCGGCTGTCCTTCGCGGCCATGCGGCGCAGCAGCTCGCGGCTGCCGTCGGTGGAGGCGTTGTCGGCGACGATCATATCGAACGTATAGCCGGGCATGGTTTCAAACGCGCCGGCAACCCGGTTGAACAGCTCCTCGAGATTTTCAACTTCATTGAAACAGCCGGTAACGACGGTGATTTTTTTCATGATGTCCTGATTCTTTTCCATGCTTTCCGTGCAGTTCCGCTTATGTCCATTCCGCCGGCGGAGCGTTCCATATCCGGTCCGGCGCGGCGGACGCGAGCTCCGCCGCGCCGCCGTAGCCCCAGGTGACCGCTACGGTCCGCATTCCGGCCGCGCGCCCGGCTTCGATGTCCGGCACGGTGTCCCCGACCATCGCGCAGCGCGCCGGATCGAGTCCTGTTTCGGCCAGCGCCCGGCGCAGCCGTTCAGACTTGCCGCAGAGGGGGCCCGGCGTCGAATCGGGCGTATGAATCTGTTCGAACACCGGGAGCCACCCCTGCTTTTCGACGATCAGCCGGGTCGCGCGCAGCGCCTTGTTGGTCGCAAGGAACAGCCGCGTGCCGTCTCTGCGCAGCCGCTCCAGCAGCGCCGGAATCCCCGGATAGGGAACCGTGCCCGGAAAACCGCTCGTACAGTAAAGCTCCCGGAAGGAGGCGATCAGCGCCTCCCGCTCCGGCTCCGTCAGTTCCGGAAACAGGCCGGCGATCATCGGCTCGAGCGGCGGCCCGATCCGGAAATCGCGGCGGAAACGTTCCGTCTCCAGTCCGGCCGCCTTCAGAGCGGCGAGCCAGCAGCCGAAGATATCCGGCGCCGTATCGCAGAGCGTGCCGTCCAGATCGAAAAAACAGCCGTCAGGCTTCATAACGGTTCGCCTCCATCTCTTCGCGCGGCAGGAACGGGAACATATCCTCCAGCGACGGCGAAATGATCGAACCGTCCGGGAGCCGCCGCGAAGAGAGCTTCGGCGCGAACGTGTATCCCGGCGCCAGCACGCAGTCGCAGAAGACGGGGCCGTCGAAAGCCAGCGCTTCGGCGACCGTCGCGGCGGCGTCCGCGAGCGAGTCGAGCCGCAGATACCGCCAGCCGAATGCGGCGGCAATCGCCTGCCACTCCGGGAAGGTCACGCCGGAACCGTTGTCGCAGCCGGTATGGCGGCCCGCGAAAAACGAATCCTGCGTCTGGCGGATCGAACAGTATTCGTTGTTGTCGAACAAAAACAGTTTGACCGGAAAACCGTTGTGCCGGATGGTCTGCAGCTCCTGAAGGTTCATCATCAGGCTGCCGTCCCCTTCGAGGCAGACCACCGGCCGTTTGCCGCGCACGGCGGCCGCCGCCCCCAGCGCAGCCGGGAGGCCGAACCCCATCGCCGCGCAGCCGGAGTTGCAGAACATCCGCTGTCCCCGCTTTACGGCGCCGGCCTGGAACAGCGCGAGGCTCGGCGTCGCATTCGTGCAGCTGACCACGGCGTCGGCCGGCAGCTGTTCGCAGAGCGGCTCCATCAGCGCATACGGATTCAATCCCGCGGCGGAGCGGTATTCCGGAAGCACGACCGGGTAGCGCTCTTTGCGTTCGCGGTTCCAGGCGAGCCAGCGGCTCCAGTCCGGCAGTTCACGCGCCGCGAGCGCCGCCAGCAGCCGGTCGATGAACTCCCCCGCATCGCCGTGGACCGGCAGCGTCGGCTTCACTGTGGGCTTGGCCAGCTCGGCCGCGTCGATATCGACCACGATCAGCTCCTTCGCGCGCTTCGCGAAATTCTCATGGTTGTAGCTGACCTGCCGGATGTTGTTCCGGGTGCCGAGGCAGAGCACCCAGTCGGCATTCTGCAGCGCGATGTTCCCGGCCCGGGTGCCGATCGTGCCGATCCGCCCGATCGAATACGGAGAGCCGGTCGGCAGCAGATCGAAGCTGTTGAAGCTGCCGAGCACCGGAATCTTCAGGCGTTCGACCAGCTTTTCGAATCCGGCGAGATTGCCGGAAAGCCGGATTCCCTGTCCGGTCACCAGCACCGGCGAGGAGGCCGAAAGCAGGGTTTCGACGACTCGTTCGATCGTCTCCGCCGGGATCTCCGGCTTTGATTCCGGTACGTTCTCCTCGCCGTGAAGCGCCGCCGGGTCGATTTCGGCCGACTGCACGTTGATCGGAATGTCGAGCCAGACCGGCCCCGGCCGCCCGGAGCAGGCAATGCGGAGCGCCTTCTCGAGCTCCCGGCGGATGTCGAGCGGATCAGTGACCATCTTCGCATATTTTGTGACCGGACGGACGATGTCGACGATATTGATCTCCTGATCGCCGAGCTGCCGCAGCGGCAGCTCCGGCACGGAAGCGACGGTAGTCGGAAACTTCACCTGGCCGGAGAGATAGAGCACCGGCTGCGAGTCGAGCCACTCGCCGATGACGCCGGTCAGGGCGTTCGTGCCGCCCGGCCCGGTCGTCACGCTGACCACGGCGGGGCCGCCGGTCACCCGCGCGTACCCCTCCGCCGCGATGGCCGCTCCCTGCTCGTGGTGGGTGCAGACCGCCCGGAGCCGCGGCTCCGAACCGAGCGCGTCGTTCAGGAACATCGCCCCGCCGCCCGAAACCATGAAGACGTCCCTCACGCCGCGGTCGGCCAGAAACTGAAAGATATAATCGGCTGTACGCATATTGTTTCCCGCTGTTTACAGAACTGCCGCGCTGTGCTCATGGTATTTGATGAGCTGCTGGATCAGCATGGTCTTGAGCCGGGTCAGTTCATAGCCCGGATTGTAGTTGAAGTGTTTGAGCAGATATTCGGTTGCGATATTCCCGTCGTACCACTTGCCGCCGAGCCCGAGCAGCGTCGAATCGGTATAGCGGCACTTGTGGGCGAAGGCGACATCAAGCAGCTCTTCGGCCGTGCCGTTCTTGTTGTGCAGGTGAATGCCGGCCTCGACGCCCTCGGCGCGGCAGAGCTCGATCGCGTCGGAGACGTATTTCGGAGTGAAAATGCTTTCGGTGTCCGCGAAGTAGATGACGTCGATGCCCATCTTCTTCGCAAGCCGCGCGAAGGCCGTGTTCTCCTCGACCGTGTTGCGTCCGGCGCTCGTGAAATTGATGAAAATACGGTAGCCGAGCTTCTGGAGCTCCTCGATATGCCGGCAGAGCACATCGGGTTCGGTCTGCTTCGACCGGGTCAGGATGCGGACCGCATCGACGACCGAATCGGCCTTCGGGCCGACCGGCGCGAGCGGGCGCTGAATATCCCGCATGGCCGAAAGTTTCAGGATGTTCTTCGTGCTGCCGAAAATATCGTTCAGCTCCTCCGTGCAAAGTCCGCAGTACCGGATCGCGCCGCGGCCGGGGTCCGCCTCGGGATTGTGGAAAAAGCCGAGTTCCATATAGTCGTACCCGGCCGCTTCGACGAACCGGTAGTAGTCGCGCAGGAACGCCGGGTCGAAAAACCATCCGGTCTGGTAGCCGACTTCGCGCGCCGTGCAGTCGAAAAGAGTGATATTGTCGATCATAAGGACTTCCCTCCACAGTAATTACGGATGGTTTCGATCATGAAGTCGAGCTTTGCGCCGGTCATACCGGGGTAGAGGCCGATCCAGAAGGCGTTGTTCATGAGTTCGTCGGTGTTGGCGAGCCTCCCGGCGACGCGGTAGTCGCATCCCTCCCGCAGCGTTTCGAAGCACGGGTGCCGGGTCAGGTTGCCCGCGAACAGGTTGCGGGTCTGAATCCCGCGGCTTTCGAGATGCTCCGCAAGTTCGTTGCGGGTGAATCCGGCCCGCGGCGTCAGCCGGATCAGGAATCCGAACCAGGACGGGTCCGACTCCGGGTAGCGCTCGAAGAGAGCGAGTTCCGGCAGCTCCCTCAGGCCGTCGTGCAGCCGTTCGAAGTTCCGTTTCCGCGCCGCCGTGAAGCCGTCGAGCTTATCGAGCTGGGCGCAGCCGATCGCCGCCTGCAGGTCGGTCGCCTTCAGATTGTAGCCGAAGTGGCTGTAAACGTATTTGTGATCGTATCCGGCCGGAAGCGTGCCGAACCGGCGCGTGAACCGGCTGCCGCAGCGGTTGTCTTCGCCGGAACCGCAGGAGCAGTCGCGCCCCCAGTCGCGCATCGAGAGCGCGATTTTCGCCAGCAGCGGATCGCTTGTGTAGACCGCGCCCCCTTCGCCCGTCGTCATGTGGTGGGGCGGGTAGAAGCTCGACGTGCCGAGGTCGCCCCAGGCGCCGGTCAGCCGGCCGCAATACCGCGAGCCGAGCGCGTCGCAGTTGTCTTCGACGAGCCAGAGCCGGTTTGCGTCGCAGAACGCCTTCACCGCATCGAGCCGGAACGGATTGCCGAGCGTATGGGCGAGCATGACCGCCTTCGTCCGCGGCGACAGGGCCGCTTCGAGCAGCGAAACATCGATATTCGCGGTTCCGGGCTCGACATCGACAAAGACCGGAACGGCGCCGTACTGCACGACCGGGGCGACCGTGGTCGGGAATCCGGCCGCGACGGTGATGACTTCGTCGCCGCGTTCGATCCGCCTCTTTCCGAGCAGCGGCGAGGTCAGCGTCATAAAGGCCAGCAGATTCGCCGAGGAACCCGAATTCACGAAAAGCGCCCGCCCGACGCCGAGGTATGCCGCCAGCTTCTCTTCGAATTCCCGCGTATAGCGCCCGGCGGTCAGCCAGAATTCGAGTGCCGCGTCAACGAGGTTCACGAGTTCCTTTTCGTCGTAAACCCGCCCGGCATAGTTGATCCGGCTCTCTCCCGGGACGAACGGCGGCTTCTCCTGTCCCCGCAAAGCCGCCAGCGCCTCGACCCGGCTTAAAATCTCTTTTTTCAAACTCAGTTCGTCCATGACAATCCCTTCCGCGCGGCATCGGCGACATAAGCTTCAAGATCCGCCGCCGTATTGATCCGTCCCGAATCGTAATAACCGCGATACCAGCCGGCCGTGCGGCGAATGCACTCCTCCGCGTTCCAGACTCCGCGCCAGCCGAGATCCCTCGCCGCCTTCGTGCAGTCGAGCCGCAGGAGCTTCGTTTCATGCGGCGCATCCGCCGGCGGCGCAAAGCGGAATCCGACCCGGGGCCAGAAGCGGTTCATCAGCGCGGCGACCTCGCCGACCGTCAATGCGTCCGCCGTCTCCGGACCGAAATTCCAGGCTGACGCGGCAGCCGCATCCCCTTCAAGCAGCCGCTGCCCGAGCAGCAGATAGCCGCCGAGCGGCTCAAGCACATGCTGCCACGGCCGGACGGCGGACGGGGAACGGAGCGGTTCGACGGCTCCGGCCGCCGCCGCCCGGACCAGGTCCGGCACGAGCCGGTCGGCCGCCCAGTCGCCGCCGCCGATCACATTGCCGGCCCGCGCGGTGGCGAGTCCCACTCCCGCCGCGCGGAGAAAACTGTCGCGGTAACTCGCGGCGACGAGCTCCTGGCACCCCTTCGAGGCGCTGTACGGATCGTAACCGCCGAGCGGATCGTTTTCGCGGTAGCCTTCGGCCTTCTCGCTGTTCCGGTAACATTTGTCGCTGGTGACGACCACGACCGCACGAAGTTCCGGGACGTTCCGCGCCGCTTCGAGCAAATTGACCGTGCCGCCGACGTTGACCGCAAGCGTATCGACCGGCTTCCGGTAAGAG contains the following coding sequences:
- a CDS encoding pyruvate carboxyltransferase; amino-acid sequence: MIDNITLFDCTAREVGYQTGWFFDPAFLRDYYRFVEAAGYDYMELGFFHNPEADPGRGAIRYCGLCTEELNDIFGSTKNILKLSAMRDIQRPLAPVGPKADSVVDAVRILTRSKQTEPDVLCRHIEELQKLGYRIFINFTSAGRNTVEENTAFARLAKKMGIDVIYFADTESIFTPKYVSDAIELCRAEGVEAGIHLHNKNGTAEELLDVAFAHKCRYTDSTLLGLGGKWYDGNIATEYLLKHFNYNPGYELTRLKTMLIQQLIKYHEHSAAVL
- a CDS encoding glycosyltransferase family 2 protein, encoding MEKNQDIMKKITVVTGCFNEVENLEELFNRVAGAFETMPGYTFDMIVADNASTDGSRELLRRMAAKDSRVKVILNANNFGHIRSPYNALLQADGDAAIVMCSDLQEPPEMIPAMLREWEAGAKIVCCVKPESRENPLMFAVRRFYYWLLDKFSETPQLRNFTGFGLYDRRFLDALKLFHEPYPYFRGLVTEIGFKRVELPFVQDRRKHGRTKNNFFTLYDMAMTGFVNHTKLPLRLAVFAGFLLAFLSLLVAAGYLVYKLFYWDTFQLGLAPLVIGLFFFSAVQLIFIGIIGEYVGAIWTQVKNKPLVIEEEKINFDR
- a CDS encoding GtrA family protein; protein product: MKLLELYRNNRPEFFRVIRYLLAGGWNTVFGVGLYTAVYELWGTSGNYLFWAVLVNILAITNAFLCYKFFVFRTKGNFLREYLKCYLVYGAGALLGLAGLFLLVSIAGMNPVRANILITGITVILSYFGHKYFSFRRRSS
- a CDS encoding peptidylprolyl isomerase, with the protein product MITLKTSKGDIKIKLFEKEAPITVKNFLDYIDAGFYKGTIFHRVIPGFMVQGGGFTADFVQKPTSDPIKNEADNQLSNKRGTLAMARTSVVDSATAQFFINLVDNDFLDFKAPTPQHFGYCVFGEVVEGMDVVDQIAAVKTGSHQMHRDVPTENIVILDAVRD
- a CDS encoding NAD-dependent epimerase/dehydratase family protein; translation: MSGAARILITGGTGFFGKSLLAARKREAVSEGELVILSRDPEGFLCRFPAFAGLPGVSFAAGDVRDFPFPDGEFSAVLHAATPASARLEAENPAEMRSIIVDGTKRVLDFCRSRKVPRLLLTSSGAVYGPQEPECERMAETYPCRPVTAYGQGKLEAERLCLDSGVETVIARCFAFVGPYLPLGIHFAAGNFLRDALENRPIAIRGDGRPLRSYLYADDLVRWLRRLLEAGEPGRIYNVGSENAVSIAELAERCAALRTPPSAVTVLGHPDGLPAPRYLPDTARARRELGLAETVNLDEALRLTFEFHRNNGYCMKNQQGEKS
- a CDS encoding thiamine pyrophosphate-binding protein, encoding MRTADYIFQFLADRGVRDVFMVSGGGAMFLNDALGSEPRLRAVCTHHEQGAAIAAEGYARVTGGPAVVSVTTGPGGTNALTGVIGEWLDSQPVLYLSGQVKFPTTVASVPELPLRQLGDQEINIVDIVRPVTKYAKMVTDPLDIRRELEKALRIACSGRPGPVWLDIPINVQSAEIDPAALHGEENVPESKPEIPAETIERVVETLLSASSPVLVTGQGIRLSGNLAGFEKLVERLKIPVLGSFNSFDLLPTGSPYSIGRIGTIGTRAGNIALQNADWVLCLGTRNNIRQVSYNHENFAKRAKELIVVDIDAAELAKPTVKPTLPVHGDAGEFIDRLLAALAARELPDWSRWLAWNRERKERYPVVLPEYRSAAGLNPYALMEPLCEQLPADAVVSCTNATPSLALFQAGAVKRGQRMFCNSGCAAMGFGLPAALGAAAAVRGKRPVVCLEGDGSLMMNLQELQTIRHNGFPVKLFLFDNNEYCSIRQTQDSFFAGRHTGCDNGSGVTFPEWQAIAAAFGWRYLRLDSLADAAATVAEALAFDGPVFCDCVLAPGYTFAPKLSSRRLPDGSIISPSLEDMFPFLPREEMEANRYEA
- the rfbG gene encoding CDP-glucose 4,6-dehydratase, whose product is MFNDIYRGKRVLVTGHSGFKGSWLTMWLGRLGAELCGVSLPPETEPNHFRLLNPPGHSEWCDIRDAEKLGSVLREFRPEIIFHLAAQPLVRLSYRKPVDTLAVNVGGTVNLLEAARNVPELRAVVVVTSDKCYRNSEKAEGYRENDPLGGYDPYSASKGCQELVAASYRDSFLRAAGVGLATARAGNVIGGGDWAADRLVPDLVRAAAAGAVEPLRSPSAVRPWQHVLEPLGGYLLLGQRLLEGDAAAASAWNFGPETADALTVGEVAALMNRFWPRVGFRFAPPADAPHETKLLRLDCTKAARDLGWRGVWNAEECIRRTAGWYRGYYDSGRINTAADLEAYVADAARKGLSWTN
- a CDS encoding HAD family hydrolase, encoding MKPDGCFFDLDGTLCDTAPDIFGCWLAALKAAGLETERFRRDFRIGPPLEPMIAGLFPELTEPEREALIASFRELYCTSGFPGTVPYPGIPALLERLRRDGTRLFLATNKALRATRLIVEKQGWLPVFEQIHTPDSTPGPLCGKSERLRRALAETGLDPARCAMVGDTVPDIEAGRAAGMRTVAVTWGYGGAAELASAAPDRIWNAPPAEWT
- the rfbH gene encoding lipopolysaccharide biosynthesis protein RfbH translates to MDELSLKKEILSRVEALAALRGQEKPPFVPGESRINYAGRVYDEKELVNLVDAALEFWLTAGRYTREFEEKLAAYLGVGRALFVNSGSSANLLAFMTLTSPLLGKRRIERGDEVITVAAGFPTTVAPVVQYGAVPVFVDVEPGTANIDVSLLEAALSPRTKAVMLAHTLGNPFRLDAVKAFCDANRLWLVEDNCDALGSRYCGRLTGAWGDLGTSSFYPPHHMTTGEGGAVYTSDPLLAKIALSMRDWGRDCSCGSGEDNRCGSRFTRRFGTLPAGYDHKYVYSHFGYNLKATDLQAAIGCAQLDKLDGFTAARKRNFERLHDGLRELPELALFERYPESDPSWFGFLIRLTPRAGFTRNELAEHLESRGIQTRNLFAGNLTRHPCFETLREGCDYRVAGRLANTDELMNNAFWIGLYPGMTGAKLDFMIETIRNYCGGKSL